In Thermodesulfobacteriota bacterium, the following are encoded in one genomic region:
- a CDS encoding NapC/NirT family cytochrome c, producing the protein MKGASVIVVAAVGAAAVFAFIEAERYSSTTAFCTMCHSMSFPAAELKGSSHFAALGADPECGDCHLPPDFIGRMRAHIVSGV; encoded by the coding sequence ATGAAGGGAGCTTCGGTCATAGTGGTTGCGGCGGTTGGGGCTGCGGCCGTCTTCGCCTTCATCGAGGCGGAGCGGTACTCGAGCACCACGGCCTTTTGTACGATGTGCCACTCGATGAGTTTTCCCGCGGCCGAGCTTAAGGGCTCCTCCCACTTCGCCGCACTCGGCGCGGACCCCGAGTGCGGCGACTGCCACCTGCCCCCGGATTTTATCGGCAGGATGCGGGCCCATATAGTAAGCGGGGT
- a CDS encoding diacylglycerol kinase family protein, with protein MKVRFIINPIAGGKNRVREISEAVSRVFSSDHGIYEVRVTGKKGDANALARDAVAKGYDALFACGGDGTLNEVASELVKTDVILGIVPAGSGNGLARALKIPWEPEAAVRLLKDGFIRRVDAGVVGGGKKGERYFFSTAGFGFDALLSKRYNERPASLRVRGVLPYVPIALVEFFKYRPENTLIMIDGKYRNFRPFILTVANTEQYGSSAIIAPGAVPDDGLFDICIVEDVSLFSAIRDLRKLFSGNIDTIGNFKRIKAGVLEVLRRKPGLVHADGEYFEGDKKVEIRNLPGALKILVKEGPEGMERAGGADSA; from the coding sequence TTGAAGGTACGCTTTATCATAAACCCGATCGCGGGCGGGAAGAACAGGGTAAGGGAAATATCCGAGGCCGTAAGCAGGGTTTTCTCGTCCGACCACGGGATATACGAGGTAAGGGTTACCGGGAAGAAGGGTGACGCCAATGCGCTGGCCAGGGACGCCGTGGCCAAGGGCTATGACGCCCTGTTCGCCTGCGGCGGGGACGGCACCCTGAACGAGGTGGCCTCCGAACTCGTAAAAACGGACGTGATTCTCGGCATAGTGCCGGCCGGATCAGGCAACGGACTGGCCAGGGCGCTAAAGATACCGTGGGAGCCCGAGGCCGCGGTGAGGCTCCTGAAGGACGGCTTCATACGGCGGGTGGACGCCGGGGTGGTTGGGGGTGGAAAAAAAGGGGAAAGATATTTTTTCTCCACGGCCGGCTTCGGCTTCGACGCGCTCCTTAGCAAGCGCTACAACGAAAGGCCCGCGAGCCTCAGGGTCCGGGGGGTGCTGCCCTACGTGCCCATAGCGCTCGTCGAGTTCTTCAAGTACAGGCCCGAGAACACGCTGATTATGATAGACGGCAAGTACAGGAACTTCCGCCCCTTTATCCTGACGGTGGCCAACACCGAGCAGTACGGCTCATCGGCCATAATAGCCCCGGGTGCGGTGCCCGACGACGGGCTGTTCGACATATGCATAGTCGAGGACGTGAGCCTCTTCTCGGCCATAAGAGATTTAAGGAAACTTTTCAGCGGCAACATAGACACCATCGGAAACTTTAAGCGCATAAAGGCCGGTGTGCTGGAGGTCTTGAGGAGAAAGCCCGGCCTGGTCCACGCCGACGGCGAATACTTCGAAGGGGATAAGAAGGTGGAGATAAGGAACCTCCCCGGCGCCCTCAAGATACTGGTAAAAGAGGGCCCTGAAGGGATGGAGAGGGCAGGTGGTGCCGATAGTGCTTGA